A single window of Candidatus Neomarinimicrobiota bacterium DNA harbors:
- a CDS encoding DUF1343 domain-containing protein yields the protein MRWIELRSIATIFGGILILFFTERCAPFVKVQTGLQNLIINYQHKIAGKRIGIVTNHTGVDHEGTPIWELLGNLPDVEVVAVFSPEHGLFGEAAAGEKVNYSKSEIDLPPLYSLYGATRKPTSEMLKDMDLLIYDIQDVGARFYTYISTMGLVMEAAAESDIPVLILDRPNTLTGNLVAGPLLDLDYSSFVGLYPIPSVYGLTPGELALMIVDQSWIEPIPEVEVIPLIGWSRAMWYDETGLPWVAPSPNIPDLGTATVYPATVILEATNVSEGRGTDHPFRWIGAPWIDGNELSHAMNNKGLSGVNFRSKIFTPRSIQGTVLKPKYRDQKCDGIEITVTDRNLFSPVVAGVELLLTISVLYPEKLIIKEAGINRLFGSNRLIKLLENTAAVNQLIDVINTESDQFRKAAKKFFLYSN from the coding sequence GCTGGATTGAACTGAGATCTATTGCCACCATCTTTGGTGGTATCTTAATTCTATTTTTCACAGAAAGGTGTGCACCTTTTGTAAAGGTCCAAACAGGCCTACAGAATCTCATCATCAATTATCAGCACAAAATCGCAGGAAAGCGCATTGGCATTGTGACAAATCACACAGGTGTCGATCACGAAGGCACACCCATATGGGAACTTCTGGGCAACTTACCGGATGTTGAGGTAGTAGCTGTTTTTTCACCAGAGCATGGTCTCTTTGGCGAAGCCGCCGCCGGTGAAAAAGTGAACTATAGCAAATCTGAAATAGATTTGCCACCTCTGTACAGCCTTTATGGCGCCACCCGAAAACCTACCAGTGAAATGCTCAAAGATATGGATCTTTTGATTTATGACATTCAGGATGTTGGTGCCCGATTTTATACTTACATCTCCACCATGGGGCTGGTCATGGAAGCAGCGGCAGAATCAGACATTCCTGTTCTCATCCTTGATCGCCCTAACACACTCACCGGTAATCTGGTTGCGGGGCCTCTATTAGATCTGGATTATAGCTCATTTGTGGGCCTATACCCCATTCCTTCCGTTTACGGTCTCACACCAGGAGAACTCGCCCTCATGATAGTTGACCAATCGTGGATCGAACCGATACCGGAAGTAGAGGTGATTCCTTTGATCGGATGGTCTAGAGCCATGTGGTATGATGAAACGGGACTACCGTGGGTAGCTCCGTCCCCCAACATCCCGGATTTGGGAACAGCTACTGTGTACCCAGCTACAGTAATCCTGGAGGCAACCAATGTTTCCGAAGGACGTGGTACTGATCACCCATTCCGATGGATCGGAGCGCCGTGGATAGATGGCAATGAATTGTCCCATGCAATGAACAACAAAGGGTTGTCCGGGGTAAACTTCCGCTCAAAAATTTTCACCCCTCGGTCAATACAGGGCACCGTCCTCAAACCGAAATATCGGGACCAAAAATGCGACGGTATAGAAATCACTGTCACCGACCGGAATCTGTTTTCTCCAGTTGTTGCCGGTGTTGAACTTTTGCTGACTATTTCGGTTTTGTATCCTGAAAAACTTATAATCAAAGAAGCGGGAATAAACCGGCTGTTCGGTTCGAACAGACTCATTAAATTACTCGAAAATACCGCAGCTGTGAATCAGCTGATAGATGTAATAAATACAGAGTCAGATCAATTTCGCAAAGCAGCTAAGAAATTTTTCTTATATAGTAATTAA